From Aquificaceae bacterium:
GGGCTTTTAACCCAGAACCGCAGGTAGAGATTAGTATAACATATATACAAGTTATGAGAAAGTTTTTCACAGATGTTCCACAGGAGCTTTGGCGGAGCTATCATTGGCAGATACAAAACAGAATAAAAACTAAAGAGGAGCTAAAAAGGTATATAAGGCTTACGCCAGAGGAAGAAAGAGGCATAGACCAGACCACAGGCTTGTATCCTATGGCTATAACGCCCTATTACCTTTCTCTTATGGACCCAGAAGACCCACAAGACCCCATTAGGCTTCAGGCTATTCCAAGAGCGGTGGAAGTGGACGAAAGAGTTCAGTCTATGGGAGAGCCAGACCCCTTTAGAGAGGAAGGACACATTCCGGGTCTTACTCATAGGTATCCCGATAGGGTGCTTTTTACCTTGACTACCTTTTGTGCGGTTTACTGCAGGCACTGTATGAGGAAAAGGATTTTCCAAGAGGGAGAGCGGGCAAGGACAAAGGAAGAGATAGATAGGTTTTTAGAGTATGTAAGAAGGCACGAAGAAATAAGGGATGTGCTAATATCTGGTGGAGAGCCACTTTCTGTAAGTAATGAGAAGTTAGAGTATGTGCTTTCTAACCTACGGAAAATTCCACACGTGGAAATTATTAGGATTGGCACGAGGCTTCCCGTTCTTGCACCTCAAAGGTTCTTTGATGAGGAGCTTTTGCACATCCTTGAAAAATACTCGCCCATATGGATAAATACCCACTTTAATCATCCCAAAGAGATAACCCAAGAGTCCGCAGAGGCTGTGGAAAGGCTTCTTAGGCATGGAGTGCCAGTCAACAACCAAACTGTCCTGCTAAAGGGTATAAACGATGACCCACAGGTAATGTTAGAGCTTATGAGAGGTCTCCTTAGGATAAAGGTAAGACCTGTTTATCTTTTCCACTGCGACCCAGTCAAAGGTGCTTTGCACTTTAGGACAAGCCTTGAGAAGGGTCTTGAGATAATGGAGTATCTTAGAGGTAGGATTTCTGGAATGGGTATACCCACCTACGCAGTGGACTTGCCAGGAGGAAAGGGTAAAGTTCCCATAAGCCCCAATTACATATTGAGCGTTTCTGGAGACACTTATACCTTCAAAAGCCCCTTAGATGGCATTGTGGAATATACCATAAGAGATGCGGAACTATATTAGAGCCCTCCTGCTTTCTTTCGTAGACGCCTTTAGAGAAAACCTTGGATATCATAGTGCGTCCCTCACCTATCAGTTTCTCACCGTCGTAGGTTCTGTGATAATGCTTCTTGGTTTTGTATCCATGTATTTGCCTTTTCTTGAACCTTCAAGGGTTTATGAATATGTAAAAGACTATCTTCCTTCCTATGCGGAGCTAATTTTTGACAAACTTCTCCCCGTGTATGAAAAAAGAGCTTCTGGCTCTCTCTTGTCTGTTGCCCTTGCCTATTACTTTGCACTGTCCTTTGCCAAAAGCCTAAACTTTTCCTTCTCTATGGTCTACAAGAAAAAGCCTTTGGAAAGTGAGTTAGCCTTTTGGGTCTTTATGCCCCTTGTCCTCATACTTTATGCAACCGCCTTGTCCTTTGGCTTAGCCCTTTTAGCCATAGCCAAGTCCTTTCTTGAGGGTATATACCAAAGGTTAACAGAGCTTGCCAACTTTTTGCTTCTCCTTCTTCTGGTTAGCATGCTCTATTCCCTATACTTTCGCCCAAGAGGGTATACCTTTTTGGCTTCCGCCTTTGCTTCCTTATTGCTTTTTATACTCAACAAGGTCTTTTCTATAGTGGTCATAAAGCTGATAAGTGCAAGCCCACTGTATAGTGTAATTGGCTCACCCCTTTTGTTTCTTGTTTGGCTGTATTATTCCTTCTTCTGCCTTCTTCTTGGTGCTTGTTTCCTAAGGAGATTAGACGAGCCTCTCCAGTAGGTTGTTAGCACCATTGAGCTTCTGGTAAGCGGAGGACAAAACGTAGTATATCTGTTCGCCCTCTGCTATAGAGAGGTCATAAAGGGTTATGCTAAGGTCCTTTAGCACTTGGTAGAGGGTCGTGTATAGGCTTTCGTCCAACTTCTTTTCTGGGTTTGGTATCTCCTTGTAAGTTTTCATTATGTAATCACACATGCCCTTTATACTCTTGGCTATATTGAGTATCTCTGGGTCGTGAGCATAGAGTTGTAATACCTCTTGGTATCTTTCCTCTATTTCCTGAGCGGTGCTTTTAAAAAGCAGGTCTTCCAAGAAGAAAACTTCCTTCTCCATCTTTGACCCTCCTGTATAAATATGGTCTGTTGAGAGAAGATTTCAACTGAGATTTTTGTCAATAAATAGGAGAATTTCCTCAAGGCTATTTGCCTGTGTTAGCCCCTCAATCTTGTGGGTTTTGTAGCCTATTATGGGTCTTTTGAGAATAAGAGCGTAGGCAATCTCAGAGAGCGTCCCCCAGTTTCCACCTATTGCAACTACCACATCACCGCTTGCCACCACCAAAGGGTTTCTGTTCCAACTCATGCCCGTTCTTATCCTTATATCCACGTAAGGGTTTGCCTCTTCCCCTTCGTAAGAGGGTAAAATTCCCACTGTGAGACCTCCCTCTTCCTTAGCACCCTTACACACCGCCTCCATGACACCCCCACGCCCTCCACAAACCACCACAAAGCCTCTTTTTGCAATTTCTTTGCCAAGCCTGTATGCAAAAATGTATTCTTCCTCCTCTGGTTTTGCAGAAGAAGAGCCAATAACCGCCACTTGCTTCTTCATTTTGAGCTAAATATGGACTTTATCAAATCCAAAAAGGCAGGGTTTAGGAGCATCAAACCAAGTATCACAAGCCCTATGAGAACCTTAAGGTAAACCTCAAGCCTGTCTATCTTTTTTTCTAACTCCAGTTTTACTATCTGCAGTTCCGCTTTTGTTACCAACTCCTTTGTAAGCTCCTCCTTTATATCCGCTTTGAGAATAGGCTTTTGCCCCTTGACCTTCTCTTCTATGGCTTTCAGGATTACTTCTAAAATCCTTGCCACCTTGTCCGCCTTCTCCCTGCCTAACTCTTCTTCAAGAATTTTGTAGACCTCGTAGCTCAGCATAGTGTTTTTAATTATATGCCTTTACGCCTTGAGGCTCTAAAAGCTTTTTCAGATACTGTCCTGTGTAAGAGTTTGGGTTTTGTGCTATGTCCTCTGGAGTTCCCACCGCCACCACATAGCC
This genomic window contains:
- a CDS encoding TIGR00725 family protein, which translates into the protein MKKQVAVIGSSSAKPEEEEYIFAYRLGKEIAKRGFVVVCGGRGGVMEAVCKGAKEEGGLTVGILPSYEGEEANPYVDIRIRTGMSWNRNPLVVASGDVVVAIGGNWGTLSEIAYALILKRPIIGYKTHKIEGLTQANSLEEILLFIDKNLS
- a CDS encoding KamA family radical SAM protein, which encodes MRKFFTDVPQELWRSYHWQIQNRIKTKEELKRYIRLTPEEERGIDQTTGLYPMAITPYYLSLMDPEDPQDPIRLQAIPRAVEVDERVQSMGEPDPFREEGHIPGLTHRYPDRVLFTLTTFCAVYCRHCMRKRIFQEGERARTKEEIDRFLEYVRRHEEIRDVLISGGEPLSVSNEKLEYVLSNLRKIPHVEIIRIGTRLPVLAPQRFFDEELLHILEKYSPIWINTHFNHPKEITQESAEAVERLLRHGVPVNNQTVLLKGINDDPQVMLELMRGLLRIKVRPVYLFHCDPVKGALHFRTSLEKGLEIMEYLRGRISGMGIPTYAVDLPGGKGKVPISPNYILSVSGDTYTFKSPLDGIVEYTIRDAELY
- a CDS encoding YhjD/YihY/BrkB family envelope integrity protein, which translates into the protein MRNYIRALLLSFVDAFRENLGYHSASLTYQFLTVVGSVIMLLGFVSMYLPFLEPSRVYEYVKDYLPSYAELIFDKLLPVYEKRASGSLLSVALAYYFALSFAKSLNFSFSMVYKKKPLESELAFWVFMPLVLILYATALSFGLALLAIAKSFLEGIYQRLTELANFLLLLLLVSMLYSLYFRPRGYTFLASAFASLLLFILNKVFSIVVIKLISASPLYSVIGSPLLFLVWLYYSFFCLLLGACFLRRLDEPLQ